The proteins below come from a single Agrococcus beijingensis genomic window:
- a CDS encoding glutamate-5-semialdehyde dehydrogenase → MADDFETLLTESKRASRALGIAPAERRHAAIEAIADAIEASADRILEANAEDLERGRAAGLASGLLDRLLLDSGRITGLAAAARALAALPDPVGEHLRERTLPNGLELTEVRVPFGVIGVIYEARPNVTVDLACIALGSGNAVVLRGGSAAERTNAVLVDAMQAAIDGAGLPRAAVQTIDRFGRDGAGRLMRARGLVDLLVPRGSAALIERVVTESTVPVIETGAGVVHAFVDRDASLPMALEIILNAKTQRTSVCNALETVLVHRDIADAAVPALAEALRGAGVTIHADGPLPGVSATEPLGEGGWSTEHLSMDVAIGVVDDLDAAINHVNTYGTHHTDTIVTGDADAAARFLAEVDSAVVMHNASTRFTDGGEFGFGAEVGISTQKSHARGPMGLPELTSTKWIVRGTGQVRA, encoded by the coding sequence ATGGCCGATGACTTCGAGACGCTGCTGACCGAGTCGAAGCGCGCCTCGCGCGCCCTCGGCATCGCGCCTGCAGAGCGCCGCCACGCGGCCATCGAGGCGATCGCCGACGCGATCGAGGCGTCGGCCGATCGGATCCTGGAGGCCAACGCGGAGGACCTCGAGCGCGGTCGCGCCGCGGGTCTCGCGAGCGGCCTGCTCGACCGGTTGCTGCTCGACTCCGGCCGCATCACCGGATTGGCCGCCGCCGCTCGCGCGCTCGCCGCGCTGCCCGACCCGGTCGGCGAGCACCTGCGCGAGCGCACCCTGCCGAACGGCCTCGAGCTCACCGAGGTGCGCGTGCCGTTCGGCGTGATCGGCGTCATCTACGAGGCCCGCCCCAACGTGACCGTCGACCTCGCGTGCATCGCGCTCGGCTCCGGCAACGCGGTGGTGCTGCGCGGCGGCTCGGCGGCCGAGCGCACCAACGCCGTGCTCGTCGACGCCATGCAGGCGGCCATCGACGGGGCCGGCCTGCCGCGCGCCGCCGTGCAGACGATCGACCGTTTCGGCCGAGACGGCGCGGGCCGCCTCATGCGCGCGCGGGGGCTCGTCGACCTGCTCGTGCCGCGCGGCAGTGCCGCGCTCATCGAGCGGGTCGTCACCGAGTCGACCGTGCCCGTGATCGAGACCGGCGCCGGCGTCGTGCACGCCTTCGTCGACCGCGACGCGAGCCTGCCGATGGCGCTCGAGATCATCCTGAACGCCAAGACGCAGCGCACGAGCGTCTGCAACGCGCTCGAGACGGTGCTCGTGCACCGCGACATCGCCGACGCGGCCGTGCCAGCGCTCGCCGAGGCCCTGCGCGGCGCCGGCGTCACGATCCACGCCGACGGCCCGCTGCCGGGCGTCTCGGCCACCGAGCCGCTCGGCGAGGGCGGCTGGTCGACCGAGCACCTGTCGATGGATGTCGCCATCGGCGTGGTCGACGACCTCGACGCCGCGATCAACCACGTCAACACCTACGGCACGCACCACACCGACACGATCGTGACGGGTGACGCCGATGCGGCTGCGCGATTCCTCGCCGAGGTGGACTCCGCGGTCGTCATGCACAACGCATCCACCCGCTTCACCGACGGCGGCGAGTTCGGCTTCGGCGCCGAGGTCGGCATCTCGACGCAGAAGTCGCACGCGCGCGGCCCCATGGGCCTGCCGGAGCTGACGAGCACCAAGTGGATCGTGCGAGGCACGGGCCAGGTGCGCGCCTGA
- the nadD gene encoding nicotinate-nucleotide adenylyltransferase yields the protein MPARPRRLGIMGGTFDPIHHGHLVAASEVAHHFQLDEVVFVPTGQPYQKRKVSPGEHRYLMTVVATASNPSFRVSRVDIDRDGPTYTIDTLRDVHRLHPDADLFFITGADAFTSIVEWKDAQELWDLAHFVAVTRPGHELNVSGFPKERVSLLEIPALAISSTDCRARVRAGYPVWYLVPDGVVQYISKHDLYRRLTA from the coding sequence GTGCCGGCACGTCCGCGTCGCCTGGGCATCATGGGCGGCACGTTCGACCCGATCCATCACGGCCACCTGGTGGCCGCGAGCGAGGTCGCGCACCACTTCCAGCTCGACGAGGTCGTGTTCGTGCCGACCGGTCAGCCGTACCAGAAGCGCAAGGTGTCGCCCGGCGAGCACCGCTACCTGATGACCGTTGTCGCGACGGCGTCGAACCCGAGCTTCCGGGTCAGCCGCGTCGACATCGACCGCGACGGCCCGACGTACACGATCGACACGCTGCGCGACGTGCACCGGCTGCATCCCGACGCCGACCTCTTCTTCATCACGGGGGCGGATGCGTTCACCTCGATCGTGGAGTGGAAGGACGCGCAGGAGCTCTGGGACCTCGCGCACTTCGTGGCCGTCACCCGGCCGGGACATGAGCTCAACGTGTCGGGATTCCCGAAGGAGCGCGTCTCACTGCTGGAGATCCCCGCACTTGCGATATCCTCGACCGATTGCCGTGCGCGCGTTCGCGCCGGCTACCCGGTCTGGTATCTCGTGCCAGACGGAGTTGTCCAATACATCAGCAAGCACGACTTGTACCGGAGACTGACAGCATGA